In one Nitrospira sp. SG-bin1 genomic region, the following are encoded:
- a CDS encoding capsular biosynthesis protein CpsI — protein MAGTQSPILVTGTAGFIGFHVAMRLLDRGDQVIGLDNLNDYYDLRLKQARLAQLTPRDRFSFIKLDLSNRQGMRDLFAGEPIRRVVHLAAQAGVRYSLVNPHAYTESNIEGFLNILEGCRHSRIEHLVYASSSSVYGGNTHMPFSIHDNVDHPVSLYAASKKANELMAHCYAHLYRLPCTGLRFFTVYGPWGRPDMALFIFTKAILEGKPIEVFNQGKMRRDFTYIDDIVEGVIRTLDHPAAANPTWSGDKPDPGTSSAPARIYNIGNHQPVELLHFIEVLEQALGKKAEKKLMPLQPGDVPATYADIDDLTHDVGFKPTTPIEVGIPRFVKWYREFYKL, from the coding sequence ATGGCCGGGACACAGTCGCCCATTCTTGTCACAGGAACAGCGGGATTCATCGGATTTCACGTGGCTATGCGTCTTCTGGACCGTGGCGACCAGGTGATCGGCCTGGACAATCTCAACGATTATTATGACCTACGATTGAAACAGGCCCGGCTCGCTCAATTGACGCCGCGCGACCGATTCAGTTTCATTAAGCTCGATCTCTCGAATCGACAAGGCATGCGCGATCTCTTTGCCGGTGAACCGATCCGGCGCGTGGTTCATCTCGCGGCTCAAGCCGGGGTGCGTTACTCACTGGTCAATCCTCACGCCTACACCGAAAGCAACATCGAGGGATTTCTCAATATTCTCGAAGGCTGTCGGCATAGTCGCATCGAACACCTCGTCTATGCTTCCTCCAGTTCTGTCTATGGCGGCAATACCCACATGCCGTTTTCCATCCATGACAATGTCGATCATCCGGTCTCGCTCTATGCCGCCAGTAAAAAAGCCAACGAGCTGATGGCTCACTGCTATGCGCATCTGTATCGACTGCCATGCACGGGTCTTCGCTTCTTTACCGTCTATGGACCTTGGGGGCGTCCCGATATGGCTCTGTTCATCTTTACAAAGGCCATCTTGGAGGGCAAACCCATCGAAGTCTTCAATCAGGGCAAGATGAGGCGCGATTTTACCTATATCGATGACATCGTCGAAGGTGTCATCCGAACACTCGACCATCCGGCCGCAGCCAATCCGACCTGGTCAGGGGACAAGCCTGACCCCGGCACCAGTTCCGCCCCGGCGCGCATTTATAATATCGGCAACCACCAACCGGTGGAACTGCTGCACTTCATCGAGGTGTTGGAACAAGCACTGGGAAAGAAAGCCGAGAAGAAACTGATGCCCTTACAACCCGGAGATGTCCCTGCGACGTACGCCGATATCGATGATCTCACGCACGATGTCGGCTTCAAACCTACCACGCCGATTGAGGTGGGAATTCCTCGATTTGTGAAGTGGTATCGCGAGTTCTATAAGCTCTGA